The DNA window CATATTGCTAAACACCCTCCAATAAATGGATAATATGTCCAGTACACTGCACACGGTTCACAGTGTAACGTTAATTTTATCGTTTGTTGTTTATCGGTTGAGCTCACGTCAGCAGCTGTTGTGCGATGACCACAATCTTCgcaatttttataattgtcGTTTTTCAAGATGATGTTTGACCCGTTTGTAGTTACCTCTGTTTATCCCCGGCATCTATTCGTATTTGCACATGTGATAAGTGTGCAATTTGCGCTCAAGGATCTCCGGTTTTCCCCAGAAACCGAACGCGTCGCATCATGAGTTCACCTACGAATTCCTGGTAGGTTCTCAAcccgaagaaaaaaacaaataaacaaataaaataaaacggaCAAGAGCAAtcgaaaatttgttattcaCTCCGCTGAACGTCTCGTAATATTTACTACTGAAACGAGTTTTCTTTCATATAAAAAAGAtcgttaataataatcatacatCTTATATCGATGCGATTATGCTGCGGGTAAAGAAGGTCATTCTAATATCGACGTGGGCGAGGCGGCGAGCTCGCGCCTTCTAAGCACTCAAAGCAACCAACTGAATACCGGATCTGGTGGACAAGGCTGCTCGACGGAAAACCCGCTACTTAAATACATGCCATTGTGTGCCGGAGTATAATCTTCGGCCCCATCGTTCAGGGTCGGATCTacatgccccccccccccccggatCAAAACGTTTTCCAGCAGAAAACCGAAAGCACAGATTTTTGCGTTTTCCccagtttttttattttcaattcgattcaTTAAAACTTGATTCTACTTCAATTCAATCttcaattatatattatgattcatatttttacgATGGATTCattttgttataattattcaatcttGATCAGGCTGATTTGCCCATCGTTCTACACTGTAAGTCGACTTGTAAAATCTGCTTGATATTAAAGTCTACAATTATTTAGTTTACGAAAATTAAACTTGGTTCTACTTAGTTTTACTCTGATCAAATCTTGGAATCCAATCTGCTTCACGCTTTTTTTACTGTTTGGGTTGATTTTGAAACCAGATTCACTTTTATTTGTTACCAATAGGCTTCAGTCGGCATGATGCTACTTCATTTACTTCAATTAAATCGACGAATCACTTTCTTTTATTCCCGTGTAGTTCAAATTCTGTTCGAAATAGCAAcgacaatttcaatttaaaattgaagTGAATTGCATTGCAGTCGAGCCGACTTCACTTCAACAGACTTTACACGAATTGTGAGGTTGAATTGTTTCGAGTGAAGATCTGTCCCTGAGCTGGACGCACCGCATGCATCAATGTGTAATTCGCGTGGCTGGGAAATACGAAGAGATGACGTCGATGACGTTTTAAACCAGGTATGTCTGTTCCTCGGTCTTTCCGTCCACCGTCGCAGCGCTAGTCAAAGATGCGAAAAGTGGAGAGGGACGCCATGCAAACGCTGGGATACAGCGCTAAAACAAACATCTACCGATTATCCGATGGTGGGATTTTTCGCCAGACACAAAACCATACCTACTACCCACTATATAAGATCCAGAAGCAGATATCATCCGGGTACACTGGTCGATACCGTCCGCAGTGAAGAAGATCGAAAAgtataaatcatttttcggttttcaattcttttttaagTTCAACTTGTGTGCTGCTGTGGGATTTTACGAAGTTATTATTCGAGGTTCGTGGGTCTGTATGTTATAAGACCGAATCAGTTTTATGGTATTGTAAATTGCTCATCTTTCCGGGATTattcgtttcgtatttttcagTCATTCTTATCCGTTCGagattactattttttttatcttccatTAAGAAACTGAGAATTTTCCGGTGAAAGTAAGAATGTTTCAAGAACGAGATAATCTATTtgatagaattttcaaaatctacaaagtcgaagtgaagaaaattagaaaataaaattgttcgaaCTCTACTATATTCTTACTCATTCTAATCTAAATCATCGCTTTCTATACTTTGAcctttttatatttcaacttttGTATACTTTaactttcaatattttcaaaattctgttGAACTGATTTTCGCAGTTTTGAAAATCCAATATTCTGTCTcttgtattttattatctttctaaaatttcatcttctcaTCCAAATTTTTCGGGTTGGAATATTGGAAAACTTTCCTCtacaaatttgtaaatatttatatttcaactgaCCAGATTCATTCAACTCTTACTTTCACCCAAGCCAAATCTGACCttgatttaatatttttttgtatcctTCAGATGCGGAACCAAGTTTATTTCTCGTTGGCCGTCATTGCGCTTTGTTTTGCGGGCTGCAGTGTTTTCGGCGAGGAATTAGCCGCAGAGGAGAAGCTTAGGCTCGAGGATCTCGATGATTCTGTTCCAGAGGCAGTTTCGGTCGACGATGAAGCACTCGTGCGACCGAAACGAACGCTTCTTCTGAAGAAAAAGCTCCTTGGACTTGGAGCTCTTGGTCTAGGCGTTGAATTTGGAGCTGTTAAGAggtaataattttgtatattttagATTCTGCGAAATTTTTACTCCCTGAAAAATTCGGAATCTGTTCGGTTatacgataaaaatatattgtcaAGGTGAAATTAATCGCGGTGTGAAACTTTATGAATTCCGAAATTCTCGGTGCTgaataaagaatttttgaaaatcatctGATACAAATCATAAGAATAAAACTGGGATTCAAAAAAacgataagaataaaaatacgcCTCTCACTGCTACAAAAATCTTGAATAACAGAgtaggttgaaattttttttcttccacagTTGTGATTTAAACGGAATCAACATAAGGGACTGAAaacgtttttcaatttacatatttcagggttattgaaaaattcggcataaaattattgcatgcaagaattctaaaatttcttacaatctgtttccaacattttttcatcacgtgATCATTGACCAAAAGAAAGAGGCGAACTagcgggaaatttgaaaattgggaagtgaagttatttttattgcgATCACGTCAACGCCCAGAATCTGACACAATCGTCGAGGTGTTTCAATACTAGTGATACATACGTCACTAATGCATGCTTATCATTCATCACCGGCATCGAAATGTCACGTAATTTTACGGAGCTATTACGCATTCCATTCACCGCCTCGTTGTCTGCGACGAAAGAAAGTATACTTACTGTAAAAACTTTCGACGTTGCTCTTATTGCtgataattgattgaaatggTATTCCGTTTTCTAGAAATTGTatgttgagaatttttattatcattaacaTTCTCACTGGCGTACTAAGAAGTAACGATTATTACTGACgtcaagtttctcaaattaaaATACTCAATATCTCAGGACTGATGCAGTGAAATCAATGCCACTAAAATTCTGCCCTCTTTCTACAACACCATAAAACGTTATTGTCGAACATTCTGTTACAATTGTTTGTTGATCCCGAGCTATTGGTTGGACTTTTCTGAAATTGCACAAAGTCGACAAAGCACATTTCTGAAAGTCTCGAACACACTTGTGGGCAAGAATCGGCGCTAATCACAACTGTAAATGACGTAACGACTATTCGTCGCGGAGCATGAGACAGAGCAGGAGGTCAGTCACGTTGGATACAGAGAAAACGACTCCCCATAGCGTAATCGTCGCCGCGGTAGAATACTAATGCGACATACACGGAAAGCCGCATCACGCAAGAAACATGACGAGGTTTTGTTTGGAACACAAGAAAAATTCCCGAAATTCCCTCTAACGGAGTAACAAGATATAGCCCGACTCTGAATTCTGGTCTGCTTTGAGTCCCTTCAGTCTCTGCAATGCGAAGTATCTGAAAAACGAGTTTCGAAATGCACGTATGGTGTGAAACTCTTTGTTGATGTAAAGAGTTGTAAATATTGCCCGGTTGACGGTAAATATGTGTTCAGTTTCCTCACGATTAAGTATGCAGACAGGTTATGctgtaaaattcaaattctccGACGTGTCGAGAAGAGGAACCTGAGCACACTGATCATCACTGCTTCAGCGTCATCTTTTATACCTCGgttgttcaaatttcaaatgaatttcaaatcctCATGCAGAAAggagaatgaaaattcttcttctaCCGTGTGTTAGAAGGATACAAAATACAAttacatttgtatttttgatttgaGACGAGATGAGATGTAAACATGTTACTGTCATCTAACGGGGGACCACAGTTGTCAAGGtgttcgaaaatgaaaaagtatatTGTTTTGAGGATTGAAGAATTTAACCAGGTTAATTTTCCATGGTGCTTTTCTCcaagtgaagaaaaaagatcatctataaacgaaaatgaattttaacgTAATATTGTATgcttgaatttgaattttgaaccaACGATGGTGCTGCCACCAAGCTTCAAGAGTTGGCAGTGTGCTTCCTCATTACAGTTTCACCAACCAATGGTATTAACCTCTCAATTTTCAGTTACGGTTGGGGTGGCCACGGTGGCTACGGTGGTGGAGGCTATGGCGGAAACTACGGCGGAGGCTACAACGGCTACTACAGGGAAGAAAGTTCCGGCCCAAGTTACGTATCGCGTCCAGTTTACGTTGAGACACCTGTCTACGTTGATAGGCCGGTCTACGTCGAGAAGCAGGTTTATGTACCGAAGCCCGTCTACGTAGAGAGGCCAGTTTACGTCGAGAAGCCCGTCTTGGTTAAAACGACGTACGGACACGTGGAGCCTACCGAACACCGTGGAAATGGTTGGGGCTGGAACGGAAACGCGAACGCGAACGCGAATTCATACGGCGAGGGAAACGGAAATGGAAACGGATACGCCAATTCCTACGCCAATAGCCAAGCCCAAAGCTGGAGTACTGGTGATAATTTCGGACCGTCTTCCGCTGGCGTTGTAACAAGTGAAGCTCATGCCAGCGCCAGCGCCTCTGTCGGCGGTTCTTCGGGAAATGGCGCTGGGAATGGAGGGTGAGAATATTTTAAACaccttttacttttttatcaCCTTCCCCGCCTTCATAGAAGACTGAGTGCATAAATTTAGCCTTAAAAAGGTGACAAAGTTTCTTTTGATAGCACCTAACTCAAAAGCAAAACTTACCTCATCTTTGTAAGATTAGTTTTCTTTGAGAGCCcacattttgttttattgttgtGAAATTAGTTTCcttaaaattgtacaattgtTGTTCCTGTTCTCGTACGTTTTGTCCTGTCTTTTGTGGTTGCATCAGttacttgaaaattattaaattatttgttgTTTCTGTTGTTGCCGTACAATTTATCCAGTTTCTTGGCAGTTGTATGGATTTCTTGCATTTTTTCGTAGTTGTTATTAGTCTTCGCACAACCTAATAATATTACTAAAGTTAGACTTGCGCGATAAATATTgcctcaaaatttttcaagaatacCATTATtgttttgatcaaattttcagtAACACTAAACTTCCGTTTTATCACACAGCTACGTTTACTGAAGGTGCCTGAAGAAGAATCaacgattttcgaaaaacgaaGTGAAATGCGCTAGAATTCAGAGTATTGGAAAAAAACACCTCATTACTCTTTCTTTGGCCTGAATCTACAAAATGGAGGATTGACTTTTCAATAGAAGCTATTTAATGTACACATTTTTGTTCCCCACAAATTGATTTGAGTTGATGATTATTTATACTATATTATacggttttttatttcaaattatcttATTCTTTGTCAGTCTTACCTCAAGCAACATATTTCGGAAGCAAATTCATGCGagattataatatatgtactgtagcgaattgaaaaatagattCTTAACGGTTTATAAATCGCGGATCATCACTTGCAATTatagataataattacactttGATATTTGTGACATACCTATCGTTGTACAATATTATACTTGTCATATGTATCATACaataatgtatatttatagatcCTATTTAAgtcaatttttgtacaaataaaataattcttacCTGCGTACATTgtattcttatttattttgtgaatGTTCTGTGATACCAATGTGTATTGATTGTAATGGTCATATAAAATACTATTACTAAAAATTATCTTTTCGTATTCTAACAGgtttatttgttaattaacaCATACGAACGTTCGAATAATTAGTCACAACGGTCaattatttactttgtaaATTGTTAGGATTCACGATAAATCTTTGTTAAACTGtttattcattcatacatatacacatatacacattTACAAATctaacaaaaaagaaaaaaaaacaattaaaatcAAATAGATGGCAGGAATTCATTCTCACTTTATGcgatttatttctatttttaggGGAAATTTGGTagtaagaataaagaaaaaatgaaacgaaacgaagtGCTTTGAAACTAGAGAATCAAACAGAGGGATCACGGCTTGTAATTACCTATACGATTGTCATAGAATGATGAACTTTTGGCGAACAATTGATTTTAAGCTTCACAGTTTAACCCGTGTATCCATTGCGTATGTCAATGTTACGGCGTAGCGATCAATGCCGATTTTAATACAATTACAACAGTATAATGCCTGTAGAGATTGAATGGGATTTAATGCggaagttttctttttcatcggTATTACGTGTATAAACCAATCGTTCCAAGGTTGTACGTAATTATACCTATGAGAACATGTATAACAATACGTCACGATTTccgaagttgaaaaaaagattgtgaaaaaaatggcgcgAAAAATCCCGAAATTAAGCGTTCCGTGTCAATTCCTTCCATGAGAATAGGTAAAAACAGCGTTGACGCTGGTAGTTATAACTGAAACAAGTTTTTCTTGGGAagattgtatatttttcagaattgaATCGAATCTCGAGGGGCATGCCAATTTTCTTCGTTAAACTCTCAAACATACTCACGATCAGGCTGCAAACATTTTGTCAAACTGAGGAAACATTCTTTTAGACACGAATCTGTTATACCTGATgagattttttcaagaaattaatgacaataTATTGACTTTGCAAATTTGTGAGCAGAAGGAGtgagtgttaaaaaaaattaacaatctggttttttcttaatattatTCTTACGCAGATACGCTCcatcaatttttaatcagtCAATTaagtttctttattttttggctcaaattaatttattcatttccactgacattcattaatttattcattacaCTATCAAtgtattttcttcgttttcgttAGACAATACAGGTATTATtagtattgaaaatattgataaagAATATAGGCAACGCCTGAAAAAATAAGGTATTGTAAttgagaaaatatataaattataagtaCTTGGATTGGAATCTTCAAATATATCAATTGAACAACTTGTGATAAATCGTAACATAAATCGACCATCACACAGTATGATAATAAGCGAGACTTagttttctcttcatttttcaagCCTCAATTGATTTCGAGCTCGTGTATTTCGAAACGGCTTTCGTTCCCTCGGATATAGCGTGCTTGGCGAGTTCACCGGGAAGAAGAAGCCGCACGGCAGTTTGAATTTCCCGCGAGCTGATAGTCGGTTTTTTGTTGTAACGCGCCAATTTCGAGGCCTCGCCAGCAATCTTGACGAACATGTCGTTCATGAAACTGTTCATTATTGACATCGCGTTTCGAGAAATACCTGAATCGCCGTGAACCTGTTTCAGAACCTGCAGCGAGGATCGAAATTGTTTTGTGTTAATCGATTATTCAAGGTTTTGTATAATTCCGTTTAGACTATAAGCAATGCAAGAAAAGTCGATGCAAGTAAAAGTAGGTAAGTGTAGAAGTGTATGagaaacgtaaaaatttcgaaaattacatGGAGTCTACTCTTTAGGATGTGTACAGAAAATTTGGTATCACGAATTTTTGTGCAATTTTGATCCAAATAtttgattgatcgattaaaaaaatttccaatgaCGTTGAAACAATGAATGACaaagttgaattaaaaaaactcaCCTTGTATAGGTAAACAagagaattataaaaaattccaCAGGTTAATTGAGTTTTCATGTAATCTAAAATTGTAGCATCCATACTTTGTCCTTGAAATTTACCCTGTGAATGTACGTGGAGTAAATCATTGATCGCATCTTCCTAGATTTTCTGACTGTCTCTTTCTGGACGTTTTTAGGGTTTTTTCCTCGCGCTGAGGATGCCCGTGGATTCTTTGTAAACATTTTCTGCACCGCTTGaggaaaatagagaaaaagtTGGATCGGGCAAAAAgcggaataataaaaatcaacaacCACAAGATCTCTGACGCGGtggaatttgtttttatcgATTAATCTCTGCTGCGGTGAATAATGATTAAACGTATTACGCGGCCTTGAACCTCTTCTGCACCGAAAAAATTCGCATCTGACCGTCGACACGTGACGGTTCGTTTTCCAGTTCTCAATTATTTCTCATGGCACAAATAATTTCACCACCGCCCGCAGCTAATAGTACAACAAAACAAACAGgtcttttattctttctctGATCCTTCCTCCTTCCTCCATCCTCTCATTTCTTACtctaatttttctgtttcacaGTTACTCAAACGCATGTATAACCCTGGTAAGAAAACAACAGGACGATAATAGGGGATAAAATAAGAGCCGTAAGAGCGGACGGAAAATGATCCAAACACAAAAATCAACGATCAACATCGCCTCCGGCGGTCATCCTGACCTACCAAATATCCCAGCTCGATCATCTCGCAGTTCCTATGCCATTCTTGCCGGTCCAACGGATCCGAGTGTGGAAGGGGAAGCGGTCTTCTTCCTATATAAATCTTGATCCGTGGTTGAAAACAACGCACATGTAATCGGGATTTACGATTGGTATACgtctgaaaataaacaaataaacgagggaataaatttaattcaaagtATAAATAAACTGACTATCAATATGAAAACCGCCCTCTTTGTACTCGGCGCTGTTCTCAGCTTTGTTATTCTCACCATCGACGCAGCTTCTGTTCAACGTGAGccttttcataatttatacatGAATTGTTGATCGAAGTTCGCAACACGCTGGTCTGAAAGACGCCTCGAAGACGTAGAAAAATACTATAGAAATCCGGGGGGATAGGAGTAAAGGGATAGCTATTTATGTTTGAAAGACGTCTGCAAGGCGTGGTTTTGACCATTTTTTCATGATATGccggaaaagaaatgaaaaaagtgtaGACGTCTTTGCGGCGTTTTACAAAGTTATACCAACTTTGAAAATCTTTGTGAATTAATACGATTCCTAGATTTCTCAGgaaattttggtaattttcaTAAACGTTTTGACAATCTTACGTGTTTTCGGGGCAACTTTTAACTACCTTTCGAAAATTATGATAActctagaaaaaaatgttatgaaaaatacgtttttctcttttgcaGTTCGCGAGAAGAGGCATCATGTCTTCAATCCCGGTTTTGTCGGTGACTGtgagtatttttattttctctgtgtgtgtaatttgaaattcgaattctGACAGCGCGGAGATTTTTGCGTAttttggaatgaaattttcccgTAATCCAGCACCCGTACAGAGGCATTACAGAACTTcggtaataatttgaaattcattagTCTGTCAAAACAAATTTTGTTGATGGAATTAGACGTGTAATGGAAAACGATACTTAACGAAATCCTGAAATAcgtgtttttttaaataaagtaaaaatcaCGTAATTCAGTTCCAGCcgattttacatttttatccACGTCATTtaaaattacagaaatttaCAGGCGTATAgtcgtgtgaaaaaaaatttatccatcGTAAAAGTGATGAAATGAAGTTTTGTAAAGTGAAATAGagttcgaaaagttggttggcagtttgaaaatctgtcttcgacgtaaaaaaaagttctcaaCGCTGCTATAATTCAGAAGCTAATTTATGACATGAGTCAACTGTCATGAAACGCTTTGTAATTAATTGagtttctgtaaaaaaatcactaGTAACCCGAAAAAGTAGCACAATATTGCGGTTGCCTTAAGAACATCGATCAGGCAatgttttgtaaattcaataaattcaaCTATCCATACTACTCGCAGCTTTTGAGATATCATTTACTTTTGTATCAACGCGTTTTTGATCGGATTGCACGTCTGATACATCGTCGAACCATCCTGACATCAATATGAAAAATCAGCAAATCGCATCACACAATGATAAATAACAGGAATAACAATACAAAAAAGCATTATTCACTCATCGGTAGCAACTGGCTGAACAATGAAGAAGTAAATACCGATCTTGATTTGATGTTTCCTATATTCGTCACCccatttttcttcattgtgTGATGGGTTTCGATGATTTGCAGGTATACtttctcgaaaaaaatttaaacgattTCATTCAACTGATAATTTCCTGCAGTTtgttgttttcaaattcaagcGAGTCGAAGGTAATCGTACTGCTGCAGGCATGGAACGATTAACGGTCGCGTGAGTTACAGGACGCCACCACCAGATGGCGTTCCGATCCGCCCCGATTCGACAACGGCTTCTGCGCGTACTTTTAGCCGGTACAAAATCTTCTCGGTTATTAAGGGAGTTCAGCATTAAATCGATTTTCTATCGATTGTCTTGAAATTTGGACCACGCGCTATTTACAGTATCTTCAATGCACtcgcaaaattttgaattaccATGCCGGTACCAAAGTGAAGATATTCACTGTTAGAGTATCGAGTTTTAACATGTAAAGGTGTAACCGAGTCACGAGCTAGAGGGACAATGTAATTTAAGATAACAGTAACAATTTTTGATTGATTTTGGTGACCGAGTACTAATATGACACGTGATGATATTAAGaacaaatgttgaaaaatggGGCTTCCTAACAGTGCCATTTAGGTGTACAGTCGAACTGATTGTCAGTCGAGCGTGTGTCAAACTTTTGTCTCCGATTGACACCAGAGAACGGCCTTAACCGTGGATAACAAATATTAAGACGGAGTGAAAGCAGTGTTTGGTCAAGGTCCCTCAGCGCAACAGCGTACAACTGATCTGTCAGCATTTACGATCATTACAGTGTTTACAGAAATAATTAGCGCCACTTTCGTTGGACGGggaatattattacatattgGTCAACGATTTGTTTAGAtgaatttgatatttgctGTTTGGTTCAGCACAGCAGGGAAAAAACTGTCGCCCTCGCGAGATTGTCTTTTAATCTTGGACGGCGACTGAATGTCGATTATCAACTAAACTCAGAAGATGTTATGTTTGCTCTGACAGATGGTTTGTGTAAGTTATCATCGGGTAGGTTCCACGAACGATTCTCGATGATCGTTTTCAACGACTTGCGAAAATTAAAGAGTTGTGTGTACCAAGATTCACGAGCTTAAGCTTCACTTAAATCGAGATTTTAAAACACTTGCATTCTCAGAAATTTTGCCCATTGATTTTCACTAAAAATAAGTCGTCATATCTAtccaaaattcgaaaattgtgCATAGAAATCGGATTTTAAATCAAGGTACCgttttttatagaaaatctAACGCAACATTCATGGAATttggaatttgaattttgaatttgaaataaattataaaaaaaaaagttttcactaTTCGAGGATCAATTGCAAAAAGAACGGACCGCAACTATTTTCagagattgaattttttcttgcaaaaatCGTTTTCGTAATTGGAGGATCGATTCGCTGAAAAAATGTGCGATGACGTTTCcaaaaaattcttctcttcGTTACAAACATCGTTTTCGCTGGCCAAGAATCTATTGTACCAAAAACAATTCTACTGATTATCAAAAATCCTAACTCGTCTGCGAggcaaaaattgttttcgcCATCTAAGGATTGATGCCGACAAAAATACGTTGATAAAATTATCGGAGATTCAAACTTTTGC is part of the Neodiprion virginianus isolate iyNeoVirg1 chromosome 5, iyNeoVirg1.1, whole genome shotgun sequence genome and encodes:
- the LOC124305159 gene encoding interleukin enhancer-binding factor 3-like isoform X1 — translated: MVGFFARHKTIPTTHYIRSRSRYHPGTLVDTVRSEEDRKMRNQVYFSLAVIALCFAGCSVFGEELAAEEKLRLEDLDDSVPEAVSVDDEALVRPKRTLLLKKKLLGLGALGLGVEFGAVKSYGWGGHGGYGGGGYGGNYGGGYNGYYREESSGPSYVSRPVYVETPVYVDRPVYVEKQVYVPKPVYVERPVYVEKPVLVKTTYGHVEPTEHRGNGWGWNGNANANANSYGEGNGNGNGYANSYANSQAQSWSTGDNFGPSSAGVVTSEAHASASASVGGSSGNGAGNGGYVY
- the LOC124305159 gene encoding eggshell protein 1-like isoform X3, which produces MRNQVYFSLAVIALCFAGCSVFGEELAAEEKLRLEDLDDSVPEAVSVDDEALVRPKRTLLLKKKLLGLGALGLGVEFGAVKSYGWGGHGGYGGGGYGGNYGGGYNGYYREESSGPSYVSRPVYVETPVYVDRPVYVEKQVYVPKPVYVERPVYVEKPVLVKTTYGHVEPTEHRGNGWGWNGNANANANSYGEGNGNGNGYANSYANSQAQSWSTGDNFGPSSAGVVTSEAHASASASVGGSSGNGAGNGGYVY
- the LOC124305159 gene encoding eggshell protein 1-like isoform X2, translated to MMRNQVYFSLAVIALCFAGCSVFGEELAAEEKLRLEDLDDSVPEAVSVDDEALVRPKRTLLLKKKLLGLGALGLGVEFGAVKSYGWGGHGGYGGGGYGGNYGGGYNGYYREESSGPSYVSRPVYVETPVYVDRPVYVEKQVYVPKPVYVERPVYVEKPVLVKTTYGHVEPTEHRGNGWGWNGNANANANSYGEGNGNGNGYANSYANSQAQSWSTGDNFGPSSAGVVTSEAHASASASVGGSSGNGAGNGGYVY